A DNA window from Anastrepha obliqua isolate idAnaObli1 chromosome 5, idAnaObli1_1.0, whole genome shotgun sequence contains the following coding sequences:
- the LOC129249384 gene encoding bacchus, which yields MSAATEQNNGDVAVEKVAVDAAAAVKEDLKKPVVDETVAAADNGTASKGGADEEESPDAANEAAAPVKEHVKGTKRPAEAKSAESKKAKKEKAADADSEDDEIIEEVIEGDSDIDSDEYDLPYDGFEEEEPECDDDDDDNDDGSGSDDQA from the exons atgtcaGCAGCCACAGAACAAAATAATGGCGATGTCGCCGTTGAGAAAGTTGCCGTTGATGCGGCAGCAGCCGTGAAGGAGGATCTCAAAAAGCCTGTCGTCGATGAAACAGTAGCGGCTGCTGATAATGGCACAGCGTCAAAGGGTGGTGCCGATGAGGAGGAATCTCCTGATGCCGCCAATGAAGCCGCCGCACCCGTCAAGGAGCATGTGAAAGGAACAAAACGGCCTGCCGAA GCAAAATCCGCCGAATCAAAGAAGGCCAAAAAAGAAAAGGCCGCTGATGCTGACTCAGAGGATGATGAAATTATAGAAGAGGTCATTGAGGGAGATAGCGATATTGATAGTGATGAATATGATCTCCCCTACGATGGATTCGAGGAGGAGGAACCCGAGTGTGAcg ATGATGACGACGATAACGACGATGGATCCGGCTCTGACGATCAGGCGTAA
- the LOC129247643 gene encoding uncharacterized protein LOC129247643, producing MGRHKNVAQEAIMVDFMKEYLDLARGTLQNKDVRNALWAMLADKLNNRGPPSKPPERWKKVWFDWRAAVKRKIMYERNEAHAAEQDEIPYKKTSLSPVEYDVARICGFFDDDADIDKGSDMQEDLSTPSEGVANIIKEELMLDEENDENPIDSHVAIETFKDQTNEKPSEVERISVRSFALCQSTASKRKVEAEKSEGCADAKKRNIRSSETEGTEKLFHLVKQQTTVINTVSQFLNENADLHAENLRVMKEISEGLKQMCESINKLSEATNDKLKEQRRHNYEIEKLRREEILLKKQQLELNEFKVFGKE from the exons AT gGGTCGGCACAAAAATGTGGCACAAGAAGCCATTATGGTAGATTTTATGAAAGAATATTTAGATCTTGCACGCGGGACATTACAGAACAAAGACGTGAGAAATGCTTTATGGGCGATGCTTGCGGACAAACTAAATAATCGTGGACCACCAAGCAAACCACCTGAGCGTTGGAAAAAA GTTTGGTTCGATTGGCGCGCTGccgtaaaaagaaaaattatgtatgaaaggaaTGAGGCTCACGCTGCAGAACAAGATGAAATACCTTATAAAAAGACTTCATTATCTCCTGTTGAATATGATGTCGCGCGTATATGTGGATTCTTCGATGATGATGCTGACATTGACAAAGGCTCAGATATGCAAGAAGATTTGAGTACACCCTCTGAGGGTGTGGCGAATATAATCAAAGAAGAGTTAATGCTCGACGAGGAAAATGATGAAAATCCAATTGACTCTCATGTTGCGATTGAAACTTTTAAGGACCAAACTAATGAAAAGCCCTCAGAGGTTGAGCGCATAAGTGTGCGCTCATTTGCACTATGTCAATCAACTGCAAGTAAAAGGAAAGTTGAAGCAGAAAAAAGTGAAGGATGTGCAGATGCTAAAAAACGTAATATACGTTCATCAGAAACAGAGGGaactgaaaaattatttcacttggTAAAACAGCAAACAACAGTGATAAATACAGTATCCCAATTTCTTAACGAAAACGCCGATTTGCATGCGGAAAATTTGCGTGTTATGAAAGAAATAAGCGAGGGTCTAAAGCAAATGTGTGAATCGATTAATAAACTAAGTGAGGCGACTAATGATAAACTTAAGGAACAGCGTAGGCATAATTATGAGATAGAGAAGTTGCGAAGagaagaaattttattgaaaaaacaacaacttgaACTGAACGAATTTAAGGTATTTGGTAAGGAATAG